GCAGAAAGTAAACAATGGTTTACTTGAATGACCAAACAATTAAACATGAAATTCAATAGGTGCCTCTTTAGCGTGCACATTTTTTCGGGATATACAAAGTGTCGTTTTCTTTGAAGGGGTTGTATTAAACTTCTTTCTCGTTGAGATATAGATGGAGATCACAATAAAATGATGAACAAACGTAATCACCTATAGAAATAATTTAGTGTAAATGAGGTAATTATTAAATAAATTGTTTTTGTGTAAAATATTATAGataagtttagtttagtttaattttaattttatactCCATAGATAAAAAAATTACATACCTACCCTTGGAATTTTGGCGCAAAAAGaaaattggaatttttttttttcattttttttacattTAATCATGGTGGCGCCGAAATTCAATACTACCGAGTGACGCCCTGTCGTCATCCTTTTAAATTTAGTCCATTTAGCTTAATTTTGTtcaatttatttactttttattcCATCAGTAAGTCTGCCTTGAAATGACCTCATCCATCTTAAACTTTAATACCGATCAAATACATACCacttatataaataaaaatgtaTAGGAAAAAGCAaatatatttgtcttatatataCACAACTAATATAATACTTAACCCGTTTTAAACTTAGACGGATAATAATgttttaaataagaatttgtattACTCCGTATTTCACAATACATTAGTTCAACGAGTTCTAGCCATTTTCGTCCATTTCGATTTAATATTTTGTACTCGTAAATTCATTTCCGGTTGATATTGCTTAAAACCTTTTAAACTTCCTTTTATTTTCACCTTTATTTTTATCAATTTTATGAGTTGTATCATAAATTaagataatttaaaataagaattAGTGAACCGCTTTTTCATCTGGTTTACGGTATAACATaacgtttcagtccaaaagaccAGATCAAGCCTAAAACTAatgaaacatataattaattAACTCAATTAAAAAATACTTTCAAACCCCTATATAAACACCCTTCACACATCTTTTACCTTCCACCATACCAACATTTCACACTCTTTCCACCTTCCTCCTCTCTAAAAACTTCTCATCTCCAAAACCTAAACAAAACACAAAACTTGTTCCATAACCAAAAATGTCTATAGAACCATTatccctctccctctcttttctcccttcACCACTTTCCCTCCCCATTACCGTAgccctcctcttcttcatctccatTTTCGCGTTCTTCCTTCACCCTGGTGGTCTAGCATGGGCCGTCTCGACAGCCCGTCGTCACGGTCCATCCGCTATTCCCGGCCCAACCGGACTCCCAATCCTCGGGTTAGCTCTGACTTTCACCTCAGAAACCGCTCACAGCGCACTTTCCCGTCTTGCTCATACCTTCCGTGCCACCTCTCTTATGGCGTTCTCTATTGGTTCAACCCGGTTCGTCATAGCGAGCAAACCCGAGTCGGCTAAAGAGTTGTTAAGCAGTACAGCTTTTGCTGACAGACCTGTTAAGGAATCGGCTTACGAGCTGTTATTCCACCGTGCAATGGGGTTTGCTCCGTTTGGTGAGTATTGGAGAAACTTAAGGAGAATTTCATCGACATACTTGTTCAGTCCTCGTCGACTAGCCGCCTTCGGCGGTATTAGAGCCGAGATAGGCTTAACCATGGTTGATCAAATCAAAACATTAATGAAACAAAATAATAATGTCGAAATTAAGAAGGTGTTACATTTCGGGTCGTTAAACAATGTCATGACGAGTGTCTTTGGTAAAAGTTACAACTTTGTGTCAACCGTTTCAAAAGACGGAGTCGGGTTTGGGTTTGGAGTCGGAGAAGGGGAAGTACTAGAGGAGTTGGTTAGTGAAGGGTATGAGTTACTTGGTATGTTTAACTGGAGTGACCATTTTGGACCTCTAGGATGGTTAGACTTACAAGGGGTAAGGAGGAGGTGTAAAGGTTTGGTAAAAAAGGTTAATGTTTATGTTGGGAATATCATTGAAGAACATAGGTCAAGGAGAAATAATAATTACTGTggtaaaagtaatgaaggagGTGATGTTGATGGGTCTAGTAAAGATTTTGTTGATGTACTTCTGGATTTGGAAGATGGGGAGACTAAGCTTTCTGATTCTGATATGATCGCTGTACTTTGGGTAAATGTCTTTTAACTTTCTTTACTTTTCTGCATTTTTTGCATTTATTATGTTATTGTAACGTAATTTTTACATTGTTTACATTTATGTTGTGTTTATGTGCTTAAAGTCTTCAACTGTTGTTTTCCTTCATTTATTGCTCTTTTTGGTATATTATCTACATCtatgtttttattgttttatgccATTTTCTTGTGTTTTTTATTTGATGTGGATCGTTGTCCCAAATATCTGATATAAACTGGGTCCATTTGATTTGTGTTCTTTGTATTTTGCATGTTTAGAATATGACAAGTAGGACTGTGCACGGGTCCAATCCCAACCGTCTCGGTTGGGACTGGATCGGAACCGAAATATCAAAAATTCTTGGAAAATCTTTAATTAGGTGTAGTTGCTTAGTGGGGTTTCCTTACCTAAAAACAATTAGGGCATCTAATTTAGTGGGTTATTTGATTATATTTCCATGGGTCTTGCCTCTTTTAGATTTTAAAATATTTTTGATATTAATCCTAATCTTGTTAAGAAACAAGCATTAAACTATGAACTTACCATGTCTAGTAATTATTcctaaaaaaatatattttttaattttttgttttgcaataaaattctcaaaatattTTCCAGTTTAATCTAATACTAATAACACAAATAATTATGATTGTCACAGGAAATGATTTTCAGAGGCACTGATACAGTAGCAATCCTGTTGGAATGGACTCTAGCCAGGATGGTTCTACACCCAGAAATCCAAGCCAAAGCCCAAGCCGAAATCGACACGGTGGTCGGAACCAACAAGCCAGTTTCAGACTCAGACCTTCCAAACCTCCCATACTTACAAGCCATTGTCAAGGAAACTCTGAGGGTGCACCCACCCGGTCCACTCCTCTCATGGGCTCGCCTAGCTGTACACGACACTCACATCGGGACCCACTTCATCCCAGCTGGCACCACCGCAATGGTGAACATGTGGGCCATAACCCATGATGAGAAAATATGGACCAACCCTAATGAATTCAATCCTGAGAGGTTCATGGAGGAGGATGTTCCCATCATGGGTTCAGACCTCAGGCTCGCTCCGTTTGGGGCTGGTCGTCGTGTCTGCCCTGGAAAGGCGATGGGATTGGCTACGGCCCAGCTGTGGTTAGCTCAGATGCTGCAGAATTTCAAGTGGGTGGCTTCGGAGGAGCATGGTGTGGACTTGACCGAGTGTCTTAAGCTTTCAATGGAGATGAAGAGGTCATTGGTGTGCAAGGCTGTTCCTAGGGTTATTGATGCTTAATTAGTAGTGAGTGTGTTGAGTTTAAGTTGTGTTATGATGATTAGTACGTTGGGTTAATGAATTAATTATGGTGTTGTTTTGGGTTTTAAATTTCTAGGTTTAGTGTGGTATTAAGAGAGCGATTATGAGTACGAGTATGAGTATTATGAGTAAGGGGTCGATCTCTACCATGTTTTTGCAAT
The Silene latifolia isolate original U9 population unplaced genomic scaffold, ASM4854445v1 scaffold_388, whole genome shotgun sequence genome window above contains:
- the LOC141639427 gene encoding cytochrome P450 78A5; protein product: MSIEPLSLSLSFLPSPLSLPITVALLFFISIFAFFLHPGGLAWAVSTARRHGPSAIPGPTGLPILGLALTFTSETAHSALSRLAHTFRATSLMAFSIGSTRFVIASKPESAKELLSSTAFADRPVKESAYELLFHRAMGFAPFGEYWRNLRRISSTYLFSPRRLAAFGGIRAEIGLTMVDQIKTLMKQNNNVEIKKVLHFGSLNNVMTSVFGKSYNFVSTVSKDGVGFGFGVGEGEVLEELVSEGYELLGMFNWSDHFGPLGWLDLQGVRRRCKGLVKKVNVYVGNIIEEHRSRRNNNYCGKSNEGGDVDGSSKDFVDVLLDLEDGETKLSDSDMIAVLWEMIFRGTDTVAILLEWTLARMVLHPEIQAKAQAEIDTVVGTNKPVSDSDLPNLPYLQAIVKETLRVHPPGPLLSWARLAVHDTHIGTHFIPAGTTAMVNMWAITHDEKIWTNPNEFNPERFMEEDVPIMGSDLRLAPFGAGRRVCPGKAMGLATAQLWLAQMLQNFKWVASEEHGVDLTECLKLSMEMKRSLVCKAVPRVIDA